The Bubalus bubalis isolate 160015118507 breed Murrah chromosome 16, NDDB_SH_1, whole genome shotgun sequence genome window below encodes:
- the RELT gene encoding tumor necrosis factor receptor superfamily member 19L, with amino-acid sequence MKLSPPPWPLSCLLVLLPWPLATTTPTAPQQCPPGQEPNLEPGQGTLCRSCPPGTFSASWGSHPCQPHSHCSPRGRLEAQVGTATQDALCGDCQPGWFSPAEGPGVPCRPCSRTPLGGRSCFERGRRARRGVEGAAGAGGAGEMRQPGNSTRAGSPEETAAQYAVIAIVPIFCLMGLLGILVCNLLKRKGYHCTAQKEVGPGPGGGGSGTNPACRPEDASEDTIGVLVRLITEKKENAAALEELLKEYHSRQLVQTSHQPLPRLPPGPPSMPHVCPHRQHLHTVQGLASLSGPCCSRCSQKKWPEVLLSPEAAAATTPAPRLLPNPARTPKAGAKAGRQGEITILSVGRFRVARIPEQRVSSVGSEVKTITEAGPSGGELPNSPRPGLPSEQRALLGSGGSHAKWPKPPAENKAEENRYVVRLSESNLVI; translated from the exons ATGAAGCTGAGCCCGCCGCCCTGGCCCCTGTCCTGTCTGCTCGTG CTGCTGCCCTGGCCTCTGGCCACTACCACACCGACAGCCCCTCAGCAGTGCCCACCTGGGCAGGAGCCCAACCTG GAACCAGGGCAGGGCACATTATGTAGGTCCTGCCCCCCAGGCACCTTCTCGGCTTCCTGGGGCTCTCACCCTTGCCAGCCGCACTCACACTGCAGCCCTCGAGGGAGGCTAGAGGCCCAGGTGGGCACAGCAACACAAGACGCACTATGTGGAGACTGCCAGCCTGG GTGGTTTTCCCCTGCAGAGGGCCCCGGTGTTCCCTGCCGGCCATGCTCCCGGACCCCTCTGGGTGGCCGCAGCTGTTTCG AACGGGGGCGACGGGCCCGACGTGGCGTGGAGGGGGCCGCAGGGGCCGGCGGTGCAGGGGAGATGCGGCAGCCTGGGAACAGCACGCGGGCGGGCAGCCCCGAGGAGACGGCTGCCCAGTACGCAGTGATCGCCATCGTGCCCATCTTCTGTCTCATGGGGCTGCTGGGCATCCTGGTGTGCAACCTGCTCAAGCGGAAAGGCTACCACTGCACGGCCCAGAAGGAGGTCGGGCCTGGCCCCGGAGGCGGAGGCAGCG GGACCAACCCTGCCTGCCGGCCTGAGGATGCCAGTGAGGACACCATTGGGGTTTTGGTGCGCCTGATCACAGAGAAGAAAG AGAATGCTGCGGCGCTGGAGGAGCTGCTGAAGGAGTACCACAGCCGACAGCTGGTGCAGACCAGCCACCAGCCTCTGCCCAG GCTGCCGCCGGGCCCACCCAGCATGCCGCACGTCTGCCCGCATCGCCAGCACCTCCACACCGTGCAGGGCCTGGCCTCGCTCTCGGGCCCCTGCTGCTCCCGTTGTAGCCAGAAGAAGTGGCCCGAGGTGCTGCTGTCCCCTGAGGCCGCAGCTGCCACCACTCCTGCTCCCAGACTCCTGCCCAACCCAGCCAGGACCCCCAAGGCCGGGGCCAAGGCTGGACGCCAGGGCGAGATCACCATCTTGTCTGTGGGCAG GTTCCGTGTGGCCCGAATTCCCGAGCAGCGCGTGAGTTCGGTGGGCTCCGAGGTGAAGACCATCACGGAGGCTGGGCCCTCAGGGGGTGAGCTCCCCAACTCCCCACGACCTGGCCTCCCCAGTGAGCAGCGGGCACTTCTAGGAAGTGGTGGAAGCCATGCTAAGTGGCCGAAGCCCCCAGCAGAGAACAAGGCTGAG GAGAACCGCTATGTGGTCCGGCTAAGTGAGAGCAACCTGGTCATCTGA